CAGCACTAGAAGCATGAACTGGCACGACTACAGTACCTCTAGGATTAGAGGTTAAAATCATATCCACCATCAAAGCTGTTAAAACTTCCCCACGAATGGGAAAGCCTGATTCATCAACTAAAATTAGCTGTTCGCCGTTAGCCGATACTTGAACACCAAAGTTAGCTTTTAGCGCTTCCACTACATGACCGAGTTGAGTCAATAGGGCTTCGCGGTCAGTTACTGACATGGCAGTTTTATTCACACTGGCATTCAGCACCACCGCATCAGCACCAAATTTATCTAACATTTGGGGTAAAACTGCCCCAGATACAGCATAAACATAGTCAATTACAACTTTTGCCCGACTGTTCCGCAGAGTTTCAATATGTAACAGCTTCTCAAAGGCAGTGCAGTAACGGTCATTGACTTGGCTGGGGTAAGCGACATCGCCAATTTCATGAATTTGCGATCGCCGCATATCTTCTTTAAAATAAGCCCCCTCAATTTTCTTTTCCACAGCTTTGGTGATATTAATCCCCTTAGCATCCATGAATTCAATCAAGATATAATCAGGGCGGTCTGGGTGTACCCGCACATGAATTCCGCCAGCAACGGACATTGTAGGTATAACCGTCCTAGCGATGGGAATAGCTGTGGCATCAAGGTTTTGAATATCTATACCTACTGACATTAAACCAGCAATCAGCGATCGCGTCACCATGCGCGAAACATTGCGTTGGTCACGGGAAACCGTGACCTTACAACCAGGTTTTAAAGTAGAACCATAAGCCGCCCCCAACTTCACAGCAAATTCTGGGGTGATGTCAATATTCGCTAACCCTTGTACACCACGTTGCCCAAATAAATTTCGTTGAGCGGTGTTACCCCAAATCAAGTTAATATTTAAGATTGCCCCCGATTCAATTTTTTTACTCGGCCAAACACGCACACCAGGGCTAATTTGCGCTTCTTCTCCCACAGTGGAAAGTGAACCCACCACAGAAGCTTCTAAAACATGGGCGCGGCGGTCTACACGAGTACCGCGAGAAATCACACAGGCGCTAAGATGTGCTTCATCCCCAACAATTGCCCCATTCCAGATAATCGGGCGCTTGAGGTTAGCATCAGCACCAATGGTGACATTATCGCCAATTACAGTTCCGCCCTCAATCTGCACTCTCGCGCCGATGCGGCAATTATCACCAATTACTGCTGGGGTTTCAATATTCGCCGTGGGGTCGATAAAAGTATTTTGACCAACCCACAAATCAGTGGAAACTTCTCTATAAGCAAAGTCAAGTTTTACCTTCCGGTCTAAAGCATCATATTGAGCTTCTCGATAGGCATCTAAGTGCCCGACATCACACCAATAACCTTGAGCAATGTAACCATACATTGGCTCACCCTTGGCTAATAGTAAGGGAAATAAATCTTTAGAAAAGTCACACTCGGTATTATCTGGCAGATATTCCAAAACTTCTGGTTCAAGAATATAAGTACCAGTGTTAACGGTATCGGAAAAAATTTCACTACTAGAGGGTTTTTCTAAAAAGCGGCGAATCTGTGATTCCTCATCAGTAATCACCACCCCAAACTCGATCGGGTTAGGAACTCTGGTTAAAATTAAAGTGGCTTTTGACTTCTTTTGTTTGTGAAATGCGATCGCTGCTGTCAGGTCAAAATCGGTGATACTATCGCCGCTAATTACTAAAAAAGTTTCATCAAGTAGTTCGGCAATATTTTTCACACAGCCCGCCGTTCCCAGAGGCTGGTCTTCTTCAACGGCATAGGTCATTTGTACGCCAAAATCACTGCCGTCTTGAAAATAATCTCGCAAAACATCAGGTAAATAATGCAACGTCGCAATCACTTCTGTGATTTGATGTCGTGTGAGAAGATTGATAATATGTTCAGCGATCGGTCTATTAAGGATGGGTACCATCGGTTTGGGTAGATCGCAAGTTAACGGGCGAAGCCGCGTTCCCGAACCGCCTGCCATCAGTACTGCACGCATAAATCCTCCTTAATTATTTGCAGCATTTGCTACTTCAAAAACCATTATCATATTTTGTATTTTTCTTTAGTCTCCTACGGATGTTGATATTTGAGGAACTTCCCCAAGATGCATCTGGCAATAAATAAGCATTTGTACTCAAAATACTTATTTATTTGTCCAGAGACAATCAATCAAGAGAACTGCCCACAAATCAGGATAGTTCTAGGTGTTTAGGATAACTTACGATAGCTCCCGGAAACCTCGCAAACAAAGAGGAAGAAGGAAAAAGTAACATAGAAAATAAAAACAGTCTTTTTACCTTTTATCTTGTAATTTGTCTTTCTCGTGCTGATGTTCTATGCTATTGTGCATCCAAGTTGCATATTCTCTACTTAAGACCGTCATTAGTCCTTTGCCTTATAAATACAAATGACTAATGACGACCAAAACAAGTGATTATGCAATTAATATGTGTTTTAGCTGACTTGGGCAATAACTACTTTTCTTTATTAATCGCTAACTAGCCATGATGCAGGAGGCTATTTTACACTGGAATAAGAGATCGTATCATCTAGGAACTCAGATGTGTAAGACTGAGTAGCTCAGGCATACATTCTCAGTTTAGGGTAAGAATCGCCTACTGAGTGTAGGGATAGTTCATTTAAATTCTGTCACTTGCTAACGGAGTTAATGGCAATGGGTAGCTTTATTATTTTTACCTTGATAGTTGTTTATGTGGGTGGCATCTGGAAGTTTTGGAATGGCTTTAGCCGGACTAATTTTTCTCAATCTTTACCCAATCGTATAGGTTTATCTTTACTATGGCCTGCGTTGTTTGTTACTAATGAATCTTATCGCCGCAACTTTAGAAAGGCACTTAAGGGTTAAAGGTTACTATTAAGTTTAATTGATATCAAGCCTGGTATGTACTGGGCTTGAGACTATAGCGAAATGCAATTGAGTATAATTCAGATGAAAAGCGCTATAGCAAAATGCCCGACTTGTTTGAGAAGTCGGGCATTTTGTTTCCAAAGCTAATTAATAGTTATATCAAGTTCGGTTAATTACTTACGATATAGTCGGTTTGCTTGGTAATAGGTAATAGGTAATGGGTAATAGGTAATACTGAAAACCAATTACCAATTCGCAATTACCAATTCCCAATTACCGACCTCCACAGATATCATAAGTGTTTAAACGGACATGATATTAGTAATAAACTATTAATTACAAATTATCTTCTTCTGTTGTTGCGGTAGATATGAACTGCTGTACCTGCGCCAGCACCAGTGATGCCATTTTTCACGGTATTTCTGCAACCACCAACCAGTTTGCCAGTCACGATACCAGCACCTGCACCTACAAGCGCATCTTGAGGATAACTACGACCCCGATTACGGGCACGGCGACTTCTCAACCCATTAGCACCATTGACTGCGGCCCCAGCAGCACCACCTCTAACAGCATTACCTAACACGGAACCGCATCCTGTAATAATTCCGGTTACTACACCAGCACCAGCACCGACGGCTGTATCTCCTAATACTCGGTCATCAGCAGCAGCGGGTTGAGCAGGCAGTAAGGAGACACCTGCTAAACTAGCAGCCATGAGGCTGGGTAGAAATGTACGTTTTAGTAGTTGATTCATGGTAGCACCTTATGAAAAAATCCAAAACTGTTGCAGTTGTGAATGATTGTATTTCTAGTCTAGACAACAGCAATATTTTTTGTGTAATAACATTATTATCATTACATTAAAAAATGCCAATTTTATCTGCTAAAAGCTAGAATTTGGCATCTTACTCTAGGCTAAGTTTTGCTGATTGAGTAGACGATTTTCAAATTGTCACATGCACATAAATACAGCAATAGCCGAATATATGATCGCAGATTTCAGTAAAAATCAAATTAAACTAAAACATATCTAGTTTGATAAGTCAGGGGGTCAGATCCCCGACTTCTTCAAGAAGTCGGGGATCTTGCACTGTATTGTCATTTTAGGGAATATCACAAACCAGCATTGAAAATCTGCTCTGCGGTTAAATTCAATTCTGGAAAAGTAGGTGAGATAATACAATCACTCCCACGGAACTGACTGACTTGGTATTCGCCTTCAAGGAGTGAATAAACCGATATTGTAGGCTGTTTGGGATTGCCAATAAACCGCCTGCCCCCCAGTGCAGCGTAATCTGCAATCCAATACTCAGGGATGCCAATTTCTTCATAACGAGCTAATTTGACAAAATAATCATCACGCCAATTGGTACTTACTACCTCGATTACTAAGGGAATCGATGCTGGTAGAGTAACAGTAGATTCTTTCTTCCACAGAGGCTCATTTACTAAATTTGGTTGATTTAATATCAGCACGTCGGGTGAATAAGCTGATTCACTCTCCAGTGGTTTGACAAACGCTGTTTTGGGAATGAAATAGGGAAGTTTTAGTCGCCTAATTTCGACAGATATCTCTAGCGCCAAAAATCCAATAACCTCTTCGTGGTCGCCTGTTGGTGGTGGTATTTCGATTACAACTCCATCATGGAGTTCATAACGTTTAAGAGTGTTGTCTGGGTATCTGGCAACGAATTCATCGAATGTAACTAGTTTGCGTAAGGATTGAGTCATGGTTTAATTCCTCAGAGCAAAGCTAATGTATACCTTAATAAAATTTGTCATTTTTAATTAAGTTTTTATTTGCTTAGCCCTAACATTAATTGTTGGCTTAAAAAGCCTGAATCCACTCTAGGACAGAATACTCAGTCCAGATGCCGTTTTGCCAATAGGGGTCATTTTCAATTAGCTGACGCACTGTAGCTTCGTCTTCGGCTTCATAAATGCCAAAAACTTTTGTGACATCTTTGGTGGGGCCGATAGTAATCAATACACCAGATTCTTTTTGTTTTGCTAATCCGTCTAAATGAGCTTGACGGAAGGGTTCACGTTTTTCTAAAACGTCTTCGCAGTAACTTCCCCACAGGATGTATTTTGGCATGGTAAATCTATTAAAAATGTTGACTGTTGACTGATGACTGTTGACTGTTGACTGATGACTGTTGACTGATGACTGTTGACTGTTGACTGTTGACTGTTGACTGTTGACTGTTGACTGTTGACTGTTGACTGATGACTGTTGACTGTTGACTGTTGACTGTTGACTGTTGACTTTTGAGTGTCAACAATCAACTTGAGTAGATTAGTTATTTATCAGTGTTAACTTCTCAGGTTGACGCCGAATTTTTCTACTAAGGCTTCGCGGACTTTATTGTGTACTGGTTCGACTTCTGCGTCGGTGAGGGTACGATCGCTTGCACGATAAACTAGGCGAAATGCTAAACTCCGCTGTCCTTGGGGGACGTTTTCACCGCGATATTCATCAAACAATTCCACAGATGTCAGTAAGTCTTTACCAGCTTTATTAATTGCTTTTTCTAGTTCGGCGACTGAGACTTTCACCGGGGCGAAGAAAGCGATGTCGCGATCGCTAGCGGGATATGTAGAATAAGCTTTAAATCTAGGGGTCAGAATTTCATCTTGATCTAGGGAATCCAAAAGCACGTCTACATCTAATTGAAAAACGAAGACTGAATCAGGTAAACCTTTTTCGCGCCGCAGTTGGGGATGAAGTTGTCCAAAAATACCCAGGTTTTGACCGCGAATCCATAAAGAAGCGGTGCGTCCTGGATGCAAACGTTGATCGCGACGGTCTGGTTGATATTCTACCTGTAAGCTAAGTTGCCGGAAAACACTTTCTAAAATACCTTTGGCTTCAAACCAGGTGATGGGTTGTTCACGTCCACCTTTCGACCATTTGCCAAGGGTGCGATCGCCTCCAATTATCCCAGCGATCGCTTCTGCTTCTTGCAAACCGTCTTCTTCAAGCCAGAAAATCCGCCCCAGATCAAAACCGTTTAGCGAACCGTTTCCTTGCTCTAAGTTGTACTGAAAAGCATCAATCAACCCAGAAATCAAATCGGTTCTTAACGCCGAATATTCTACAAATAACGGATTGCTCAATACTATCTGTCTATCTTCCCCTGGTTTCACCAAAGAATAATGAATTAATTCTGTCAAACCTTCAGCCCGCAGACAAGCCCGCAACTTGCGAATTAATTCTTGATCTAAAGGTAAATAGCCAGCTTCTGACTTTTGTGGCAAGGTATCGCAGAAACGATCATAACCGTAGAGACGGGCAATTTCTTCTATCAAATCAATTTCCCGTTCCAAGTCGCGGTAACGGTAGGGTGGTACAGAAACATTCCATCTACCTTGTTTTGAAGATGTCAATTCACAGCCTAGTGCAGTCAAAATCCGTTCAACATCTTTTGCTTCCAGTTCTCCTGTTTCCTCGCCTAATTCCACAGGCCCCAACACTTGATTCACTCGTTCTAAACGCAATGCAATGGAACGACTCCAGGTAGATTTATCAGGGCGCGTGTCAGCAATTTCTTGCTGGACAATCACTCCCTCGGCTAATTCGCTAATCAGCGATAAAGCGCGACGAGTGGCTACTTCCAACTCAGCGCGGTTAACGCCGCGTTCATATCTTCCAGAAGCTTCACTTCTTAAACCGACACTGCGGGAAGAACGGCGAATTGCTACAGAATCAAACAACGCCGCTTCTAAAACTAAGCTTTGGCTACCGTCATGGACTTCGGTTTCTTCTCCACCCATAACTCCCGCCAAAGCCACGGGTTTGTCGTTAGCAGTGATTAATAAATTTTGAGTTGTGAGGTTGCGAGTTTGTCCATCCAGAGTTTTGAGAGTTTCTCCAGAATTGGCAAAGCGCACACCAATAGTTAAATTGCCATTACCAGCAACAGATTGTAAACGGTCTTTGTCAAATGCGTGTAGCGGTTGTCCCCATTCCAGCAAAACATAGTTAGTAATATCCACCACATTATTAATAGGTCTTACTCCAGCTGCCCGTAAGCGCTGCTGCAACCAATCAGTGGATGGGGCAATTTTAACTTGTTCAATAACTGTACCAATATATGCAGGGCAAGCTTGGGAATCAGCAATTTTTAAAGTCAGATTTTTGCCATTATTGTTAATAGCAACTTCCCCAGGTGAGGGAATGCTGAGCTTACCGCCAGTCAAAGCTGCTACTTCCCGTGCTATGCCTACCATACTCAAAGCATCAGCACGATTGGCGGTGGCAGTGACATCTAAAATTACATCATCCAAACCCAACAATGGGCGCACATCACTACCCAAGGGCAGATTTTCCCCTTGAAAAATATGAATTCCATCGACATCAGTGGGTAAACCGAGTTCCTTCAAAGAACAAATCATCCCCTGAGACGGGACACCACGCAGTTTTGCAGGTTTAATTTTTAAATCGATGTTGGGTAAATAAGTACCTGTAGTTGCCACTGGCACATAGATATCTGCACGGACATTAGCAGCACCACAGACAATATTTAAAGTCTCCGCTGCACCGATATCCACTTGGCAAACACTCAACTTATCGGCGTTGGGGTGGGGTTGACGCTCAAGCACTCTCCCCACAACAACGCCATTTGCCCAAGTGCGACGGTCTTCAATATCTTCTACTTCAAACCCAGCCATTGTTAGAGTTTCGGCTAATTCTTCCGGGGTAAGTTTGATCTCTACTAGTTCCCGTAGCCAACTTAAAGAAATACGCATGGAGTGTGCTTGTTTTAGGAATCGTCTTTTGCTCTCATTTTAGGGTTTCCCAGAGCGAGCGATCGCTACTCGCCTAGCTTACCCTTTCACTTGAACAATCCTACTACATTGGACTTGCACAACAATCTCTTTTCCTATCTTTTCTTGGCGTTGTTGGCGTTTTGTGGTCTATTCATATGAAAACTGTAGGACTTACGCGCATTGTCATATATTTTTGACAAAAATCGTCCAAAGTCAAGAGTCAAAAGTCCAAAAACCTTGACTTTTTACCCTTGACTATTGACTCAGTACTGCCATCACAGAAAATATGTGTGCCAGTTGCGTAAGTCCTGAACTGTTGTAAATGTAAAATGCCAACCAGAGAAACCGGCTCAGGGATAGACTTTTACCTTCTGCCGAGTGCTTAAAATTGAAACAAAGTTACCGGGATATACTGACTCAACTGCTCAAAATCTTGATCTCTGGTCAGGATTCTGTAATTTCTCCTCACGGCTGCCGCACAAATCAGGAAATCTGTGTTTGTACCTAGAAGGCCATGATGTCGGCA
Above is a window of Nostoc sp. UHCC 0702 DNA encoding:
- a CDS encoding YciI family protein is translated as MPKYILWGSYCEDVLEKREPFRQAHLDGLAKQKESGVLITIGPTKDVTKVFGIYEAEDEATVRQLIENDPYWQNGIWTEYSVLEWIQAF
- a CDS encoding mannose-1-phosphate guanyltransferase, which translates into the protein MRAVLMAGGSGTRLRPLTCDLPKPMVPILNRPIAEHIINLLTRHQITEVIATLHYLPDVLRDYFQDGSDFGVQMTYAVEEDQPLGTAGCVKNIAELLDETFLVISGDSITDFDLTAAIAFHKQKKSKATLILTRVPNPIEFGVVITDEESQIRRFLEKPSSSEIFSDTVNTGTYILEPEVLEYLPDNTECDFSKDLFPLLLAKGEPMYGYIAQGYWCDVGHLDAYREAQYDALDRKVKLDFAYREVSTDLWVGQNTFIDPTANIETPAVIGDNCRIGARVQIEGGTVIGDNVTIGADANLKRPIIWNGAIVGDEAHLSACVISRGTRVDRRAHVLEASVVGSLSTVGEEAQISPGVRVWPSKKIESGAILNINLIWGNTAQRNLFGQRGVQGLANIDITPEFAVKLGAAYGSTLKPGCKVTVSRDQRNVSRMVTRSLIAGLMSVGIDIQNLDATAIPIARTVIPTMSVAGGIHVRVHPDRPDYILIEFMDAKGINITKAVEKKIEGAYFKEDMRRSQIHEIGDVAYPSQVNDRYCTAFEKLLHIETLRNSRAKVVIDYVYAVSGAVLPQMLDKFGADAVVLNASVNKTAMSVTDREALLTQLGHVVEALKANFGVQVSANGEQLILVDESGFPIRGEVLTALMVDMILTSNPRGTVVVPVHASSAVEQVARRHDGKVIRTKANPTALMEACQKNPNVVLGGSGDTGFIFPHLHPGFDSMFCIAKIIEMLTIQERSLATARSELPRVIHKTHTIRCPWTAKGALMRYLVETHPAQNLELIDGVKICQPYDDSWLLVLPDASEPLVHLYANSNDRDWADETSRNYRARVQAFVERQQEQHPAEV
- a CDS encoding phenylalanine--tRNA ligase subunit beta, whose protein sequence is MRISLSWLRELVEIKLTPEELAETLTMAGFEVEDIEDRRTWANGVVVGRVLERQPHPNADKLSVCQVDIGAAETLNIVCGAANVRADIYVPVATTGTYLPNIDLKIKPAKLRGVPSQGMICSLKELGLPTDVDGIHIFQGENLPLGSDVRPLLGLDDVILDVTATANRADALSMVGIAREVAALTGGKLSIPSPGEVAINNNGKNLTLKIADSQACPAYIGTVIEQVKIAPSTDWLQQRLRAAGVRPINNVVDITNYVLLEWGQPLHAFDKDRLQSVAGNGNLTIGVRFANSGETLKTLDGQTRNLTTQNLLITANDKPVALAGVMGGEETEVHDGSQSLVLEAALFDSVAIRRSSRSVGLRSEASGRYERGVNRAELEVATRRALSLISELAEGVIVQQEIADTRPDKSTWSRSIALRLERVNQVLGPVELGEETGELEAKDVERILTALGCELTSSKQGRWNVSVPPYRYRDLEREIDLIEEIARLYGYDRFCDTLPQKSEAGYLPLDQELIRKLRACLRAEGLTELIHYSLVKPGEDRQIVLSNPLFVEYSALRTDLISGLIDAFQYNLEQGNGSLNGFDLGRIFWLEEDGLQEAEAIAGIIGGDRTLGKWSKGGREQPITWFEAKGILESVFRQLSLQVEYQPDRRDQRLHPGRTASLWIRGQNLGIFGQLHPQLRREKGLPDSVFVFQLDVDVLLDSLDQDEILTPRFKAYSTYPASDRDIAFFAPVKVSVAELEKAINKAGKDLLTSVELFDEYRGENVPQGQRSLAFRLVYRASDRTLTDAEVEPVHNKVREALVEKFGVNLRS
- a CDS encoding Uma2 family endonuclease → MTQSLRKLVTFDEFVARYPDNTLKRYELHDGVVIEIPPPTGDHEEVIGFLALEISVEIRRLKLPYFIPKTAFVKPLESESAYSPDVLILNQPNLVNEPLWKKESTVTLPASIPLVIEVVSTNWRDDYFVKLARYEEIGIPEYWIADYAALGGRRFIGNPKQPTISVYSLLEGEYQVSQFRGSDCIISPTFPELNLTAEQIFNAGL